In one Notolabrus celidotus isolate fNotCel1 chromosome 1, fNotCel1.pri, whole genome shotgun sequence genomic region, the following are encoded:
- the mrto4 gene encoding mRNA turnover protein 4 homolog, whose amino-acid sequence MPKSKRDKKISLTKTAKKGLELKQKLIEELRKCVDTYRNLFIFSVENMRNSKLKDIRTAWKHSRFFFGKNKVMVVALGKGETDEYKDNLHKVSKYLRGEVGVLFTNKTKDEVQEYFNHFKEVDYARAGNQAQMDITLDEGPLDQFPHSMEPQLRQLGLPTALKKGVVTLLKDHQVCKEGDVLTPEQARLLKLFAIEMAEFKVQIKCMWNSETGEFENITGEEAPMEDNEEADDDDAE is encoded by the exons ATGCCGAAGtcaaagagagacaagaaaa TTTCGTTAACGAAAACAGCCAAGAAAGGCCTGGAGTTAAAACAGAAATTAATCGAGGAG TTACGGAAATGTGTGGACACATACAGAAACTTGTTCATATTCTCTGTGGAAAATATGAGGAATAGCAAACTGAAAGACATCAGGACAGCTTGGAAACACAGCAG GTTCTTCTTTGGCAAAAACAAAGTCATGGTGGTTGCTTTGGGTAAAGGAGAAACGGACGAATACAAAGATAATTTGCACAAG GTCAGCAAATATCTACGAGGAGAAGTGGGAGTGTTattcacaaacaaaacaaaggatgAAGTGCAGGA gtaTTTCAATCATTTCAAAGAGGTGGATTATGCACGGGCAGGCAACCAGGCACAGATGGACATTACTCTGGATGAGGGACCTTTGGATCAGTTTCCTCACTCAATGGAGCCCCAGTTGAGACAATTGGGACTTCCCACTGCACTCAAAAAAG GTGTGGTGACACTGCTGAAAGACCATCAGGTCTGCAAGGAGGGAGATGTGCTAACGCCTGAGCAGGCTCGTCTTCTG AAACTATTTGCCATTGAAATGGCAGAATTCAAGGTGCAGATCAAATGCATGTGGAACTCTGAGACAGGCGAGTTTGAGAACATCACTGGAGAGGAAGCGCCCATGGAGGATAACGAGGAAGCAGACGATGATGATGCAGAGTGA
- the akr7a3 gene encoding aflatoxin B1 aldehyde reductase member 3, which yields MLAAVQSMQGVITGGLCTLRRSHIIKDVLVQLPRFVARRNMSSSPGTRPVSLLGTMAFGGRADAEQSLEMVNAFLGRGHDKVDTAFMYVDGKSETVIGGMNLPKTVSIATKANPWDGKTLKPDSVRSQLEISLQRLKTDCVDLFYLHAPDHLNPIEDTLRACNELHREGKFKEFGLSNYASWEVAEIVCICRHNNWIAPTVYQGMYNATTRQVETELLPCLKNYGIKFYAYNPLAGGLLTGKYHFEDKDGSQPSGRFFGNNWAKAYQDRYWKLSHFQAIDVVIKSLETAYGSKKPTMTSAAMRWMYHHSKLQGDLGDGVIIGMSSMEQLQQNLAAAEEGPLDERVVAAFDEAWNLVAHECPNYFR from the exons ATGCTCGCTGCTGTACAAAGCATGCAGGGGGTAATAACAGGAGGACTGTGCACACTTAGAAGGAGCCACATCATTAAAGACGTGCTTGTACAATTGCCGAGGTTTGTAGCTCGTCGAAACATGTCGTCGTCTCCTGGAACAAGGCCGGTTTCCTTACTGGGAACAATGGCGTTTGGTGGGCGAGCTGACGCCGAGCAGAGCCTGGAGATGGTGAATGCTTTCTTGGGCAGGGGGCACGACAAAGTGGACACAGCCTTCATGTACGTGGATGGAAAGTCAGAGACAGTCATTGGGGGCATGAATCTTCCCAAAACAG TAAGTATAGCTACCAAGGCCAACCCCTGGGATGGGAAGACGCTGAAGCCAGACAGCGTGCGCTCTCAACTGGAGATTTCCCTTCAGAGGCTgaagactgactgtgtggacctttTCTATCTCCATGCCCCTGATCACCTAAACCCCATTGAAGACACACTTAGAGCCTGTAATGAACTCCACAGAGAG GGTAAATTCAAGGAGTTTGGCCTTTCAAACTATGCATCATGGGAAGTTGCTGAAATTGTGTGCATCTGCAGACACAACAACTGGATTGCGCCCACTGTATATCAG GGCATGTACAATGCCACCACAAGACAGGTAGAGACAGAGCTGCTGCCATGTCTGAAAAACTACGGAATTAAGTTCTACGCATACAATCCTCTTGCAG GTGGCCTTCTAACAGGAAAGTACCATTTTGAAGATAAAGATGGTTCCCAGCCTTCAGGGCGATTCTTTGGTAACAACTGGGCCAAAGCATACCAGGACAG GTACTGGAAGTTGAGTCATTTCCAGGCAATAGATGTGGTTATTAAATCCCTGGAGACAGCTTACGGatcaaagaaacccaccatgaCATCTGCTGCCATGCGCTGGATGTACCACCACTCTAAACTTCAG GGTGATCTTGGTGATGGAGTCATCATCGGCATGTCAAGTATGGAGCAACTTCAACAAAACTTGGCTGCCGCAGAGGAGGGTCCTCTGGATGAGAGGGTGGTCGCCGCCTTTGATGAGGCCTGGAATCTTGTTGCCCACGAGTGTCCCAACTACTTCCGCTGA